The Phragmites australis chromosome 13, lpPhrAust1.1, whole genome shotgun sequence DNA window atttttctaaaGCAAATATCTTATTTTCATATGTAGGTTTGGCACAACTATAGTTTCGATAACCATGTCATAGAGAACTATGGAATTAAAGTTGCTGGATTTCATGCCGATACGATGCATCTTGCAAGACTTTGGGATTCTTCAAGAAGAACGGATGGAGGATATTCTCTTGAGGGACTTACAAATGATCACAGGGTCATGGGTGTTGTCTCAAAGGAATTGCAAAAGATTGGAAAGAGATCAATGAAAACCATCTTTGGtaggaaaaagattaaaaaggaTGGATCAGAAGGGAAAATTACTTCAATCGAACCTGTGGAAATTTTACAAAGAGAAGACAAAGAACTGTGGATCTGCTATTCTTCATTAGATTCAATGAGTACCTTGAAGCTTTATGAAAGCTTGAAAAGCAAGCTTGAAAGGAAGCACTGGACTTTTGATGGTTGCCCCAGAGGTTCAATGTATGATTTCTACGAGGAGTATTGGCGTCCTTTTGGTGCTGTTCTGGTGAAAATGGAAACAGTTGGAATGCTTGTCGATCGTGCTTACCTTTCAGAGATTGAAAAGGTTGCTGTTGCACAGCGCAAATTAGCTGCAGATAAATTTCGGAAATGGGCATCTAAATATTGCCCTGATGCAAAAGACATGAATGTCAATAGTGATACTCAGATTCGCCAACTCTTCTTTGGTGGTATAGAGAACAGGTATACCACTCACCCTGctctattctttttttaaagatttttttttgggggggggggggggggtgtccgTATTTATAATCCTATATTCCTATGATTTCTCGGCTAGTTCGAATTATTGTTCAGGTTGAAAGAAGAAGTATAGGAAAAATATCTCTTTGTTAATTTGTTTGTTAATTTTTCTATATACATCTATCAGTTCAGATAATAAATGTTCCTGTATGTATATTAACTACaaaaaagtagatttttttagTTAATATGTATTTACCATTGTATCCTAGATATTTCTTGCACGCAATCCCTATAAATTTTAATGTTCTTAATTTTTGTACAGATGCAAACCTGGTGAAACTTTGCCGAAGAGTAAAGCTATTAAAGTGCCTAATGATGAAAATACAGTTGCAGAGGGCAAGAAGGTTCCAAAGTATCGCACAATTGAACTATTCAGCATTGTGGAGGGCCTGAAAGCTGATATATTCACTGCAAGTGGCTGGCCTTCAGTTAGTGGGGATGCATTGAGAAGTTTGGCTGGGAAAGTTCCATCAGATCTTGTTTACATGACAGATGATGTAGAGGATAATGAATGTGGTAGCGATTCTGAAATTTCTGATTATGATCTAGAAGACACCTCCTCTTATGGAACTGCATATGAAGCATTTGGAGGaggaaagaaaggaaaggaagcaTGCCATGCGATTGCAGCTCTGTGTGATATCTGTTCTATCGACTCGCTGATATCCAACTTCATTCTTCCTTTGCAGGTGAGCTGGCTCCACTAGTCCACAGCACTTATGCTTGTAGCAGTGGCTATGTAACTTAGGCGCGAATGCCTACTATCAATACCGACTATCATATGTCTCTTTATGCCATTAATCTCCTTTTTTCCCTGACAGGGAAATCATATATCATGTAAGGAGGGGCGGATCCACTGCTCCTTAAATATCAATACAGAAACAGGGCGTTTATCGGCTAGGACACCAAATTTACAGGTTGGCATTTATGTTTCTAGGGAGGTTGCATATGTTTGTAGTATATAATGGCATTCTTGAGGTAAAAAATTATACAGGGTCTGTTGCTGTCTTTCTGCGTTTTAGAAGTAGAACATTTCAGAAAAGGACCAACAGGAAGTTTGAATGTTGGACCCTAGCTCGAAACACAAGTCACAGTGTCATACTTACAAATCAATAGGTGATAGGTTAAAGCTCATGTATGGAACTGAAAATAAAATGTTATACAAATATATGGAACAGTTAGATTGGCAGCTTCTACATTCCTAATGTTATACAAATGTACCAGATGAGCTTTCAAAACAAGCTTGCTTGGTGGTCATTAAGCCTTGTTTATTCGTCAAGTCAGTGAATGAGCTGCTATTTatattaatttgaaaataagCACTGTTGTTTTGTGAATTTAATGGCCCAGAAGAATTAGCTGAGGTTGTTGCATTATTCAATATAATACCCAAAAGATGAGAAATATTTTGTCAAGTCTTGTAAACTCTGGGCTGGTTGCTTTAGATTTTGTAGTATTGTGATAACAACACCAAATAATTTGCTGAACCTATGATGTAAATTCCTCCATCGCAGAACCAACCTGCACTTGAAAAGGATCGGTATAAAATCCGCCAAGCTTTTGTTGCAGCTCCAGGGAACACTCTTATTGTTGCTGATTATGGTCAGGTATGCTTGTTTGTGCTCAGTAGAATTTTCAAGTATTTGTACACTGATACTAGTAACAAGTAAAAAGACGTACTTGTGTTGTGTATAGCTGGAGCTCAGGATCTTGGCACATCTTGCTGATTGTAAAAGCATGTTAGATGCTTTCAAAGCTGGTGGTGACTTCCATTCCAGGACAGCCATGAACATGTACCAGCATATCCGTGAGGCTGTTGAAGAAAAGAAAGTACTTCTTGAGTGGCATCCTCAACCTGGTCAAGAGAAACCTCCCGTGCCGTTGTTGAAGGTAATCTGTTTTCCCTCCCGTGTTGTTGTTTAAGGTACACTAGCTTCAATGTTATTTCTAAGAGTTATGTTGATTccttcaaggtgttaaaattaTGGTCAGGCTTACCAGGTTATTGCTTTATCTTGTGTACTGCAGTTCAACGCacttgttgtttcctttttttttttttacatttctgTATCTCTTGGTTCTGAGTACCCTACTTCAATGGAGAATCGAGAACTTATACTTCGTGGAGTTAATTATAGCTATGCTCCCAGGAAATGTAACTAGCATGAGATAAAGAACATACATGACTTGTATGAAATGAAACAAAGTCTAATGTTTTACTTGTGATGTAGGATGCTTTTGGTGCTGAGAGGAGGAAAGCTAAAATGCTAAATTTTTCCATTGCATATGGCAAAACAGCCCATGGGCTTGCTCGGGATTGGAAGGTacaaacttttcaaaaaaaaaacatatctcTCAGTTAATAAGAACATCTCAACTTCAGTGCGCATTACACTTCGGTACCAGCTTGTTCTACTGGGTCCATACCAATCAACTAGAAACCTGAAAACAAACTGCATATTGATTAGCCATGTTTATAAGATTTACAGCTATCTGTCTCATTCATGGAATAGAAATGCAGCCTTCTCATAACCTGTTCCCTTACCAGGTTTCTGTTAAGGAAGCAAAGGATACACTGAAACTCTGGTATAGCGATAGAAAAGAAGTCTTGGATTGGCAAATGAAGCAGAGAGAACTAGCACAGGAGAAGTGTGAAGTTTATACTTTACTTGGGCGATCACGACGTTTTCCAAATATGGCTTATGCATCTTCTGGCCAAAGGGGTCACATTGAGCGTGCTGCTATCAATGCTCCTGTACAGGTGATTACTGTCTATCACAACTCATTGTTTGTTCGAATTAGTTTCTATGCTGAAATTGTTTTTGAATCACCACAGGGCAGCGCAGCAGATGTTGCTATGTGTGCAATGCTTGAGATAGATCAGAATAGTCGTCTTAAGGAGCTTGGTTGGACGCTACTCTTGCAGGTATTTCATGTGAAAATTTAGGCCTGAGCTCTGGTGAACTGCTGGTATTCTTTATTTTCCAGTTTCCCCTTTGAAAATGGAAGGACACAGCATTTTTATGACTGGGGTTAATTGACCGTTGGTGTGTTTTCCCCAAGTCAATGCAGTTGGTGTTCACAGAACGTTTAGTTCtgaatattattttattttttctcgaatttttcccTTTTCATCAGTTTTGcgattttctttttgcaaatgcaACTTAAATTTAACACCTAGCAGAACTGACAGCTCCATCTTTCAGGTGCATGATGAAGTGGTACTGGAAGGACCTGCCGAATCTGCTGATCTGGCCAAAGCCATAGTGGTTGAGTGCATGTCTAAGCCCTTCTACGGCACCAACATCCTGAAGGTTGACCTGGCTGTTGATGCCAAGTGTGCACAGAACTGGTATGCAGCCAAGTAGACCCTAAGCTTGCCCCTCCCCTGTTGAGAGTTGACTACCAAGCACCGTATGGTTGCGTCCCAGAAGTGCATCAATTCCTATGACGAATTTCGTTGCGTTTTGAAGTGGTATCAACTGCCGATTGGCGCCCTACCTGGACCCGTCCACTGTTATTCGGCCATGGGGCGTGGTAGCCGGGCAGTGAGTGGTCAGCTGTGAAAGGCGTTGTGCACTACCGTATAGATCTATTAGCTTGATTCCCACACTCCTCCTAAGTCCGTAGTAGGATCTGTCGATGTATCATGTGTCTCATGTAGCTGACGACTCTCAAACCTGGAGAGAAGTAGCAAAGGCTAGACATGCGTTGTTTATAAGATTTATTTAGCGTGATGAACTGATGATGAATTAGGTTAGCTGACCAGTCGTGCTGATGTTTAACTCGGTATAACACTGCAGTTATGTTTTGATCAAGGGAATGCAGCTAAGCACGAGTGTTTCTAATTTGAGTGTCATGCAGCTAAGCACGAGGAATTCCTTGTGGCATTCTGCTGCTTGTGGATTGTTTCTTATCTGGGCATGGCACGCACAGCAGGGTTGTTGGGATAATGTCCCCGCTCGTCGTGAGGCCTTTCAGCCTTTGCGGCATCACCAGCATTCGAGTCGACCTGTGCCTACGTGAGACCTGCGTATGCcaaaccttttttttcctttgcataTGCCAAACTTCACCTTGAAAAATTCCAAGTTAGCTCAGCAGCTGCCAGAAATGGCTTTACTCCATGCCCCAGGGGGGGAAAATAGGACCGAGTGACGACTGACAACGAGCCAAATTATCGAAGGAATTTAGCAGATATTATCACGATAGCGAAACAACGCCGGCAACATTGAGATAAAACTGGCCAGTAAAAGATGTCGCTATCTCCTCCAGAATGTGAAACAACAAATCACTGCACTGCCAGAACGAAATGCTAGTAAAATATAATACCGCtcatttctcttataatatgttgtcaattgctataaaatcaatcatattaaaagtactttgaaatataaatccattgagacaaaaaaaaaatctgctaAATCAGAAGGATGTGCGAGCTTCTGTTCTGCTAAATCTAAACCACCTTAAAAAAATGTCACTTCACGCTCTAATTTTCAAACAACACACATCGCACAAATGTCAGAACGAAATGACGAATCAATCACCCTGCGAGCTGCCAGTGGTGGACCAATCACCCAGCGAGCTGGCCTTGCCGTGGTCAGGAGGATAAAACTCGAGGAGTTCAAGCGCCTGATCTCTATACCTCAGTATGTACCTCTCCACGAACCTGGCCTCCGACGATCTCACTATGTTCACCAACCGCTCATTGCCAATGTCCACGCCTTTGGACCTCAAGGTCTCGATGGCGCGGCACCGCGGCACCATCCGCTTGCTGAGGCTGAGGGTTAGCAGCACGGGGTTCCTGACGATGTAGTCCGCGCCGCACCCGACCGTGGCCTTGAGGAACTCCACCTTCTGCCGCAGCAGCTCCTCGGACATAAACAAAAAGCACGGCGCGCGGCGGAACATGGCCAGGAACTCCTGCTCCGTGCACCCGGTCCCGCGCATCACGGCGGCCCTCTTGGCCCGGAACGCGGCGTCGCTGACGCTGTGCAGCGCGAAGAGCGCCCACACGTACATCCCGGAGCTGCGCGGGACCCCACACCCCTCAACGCGCCCGATCAGCGCCCGGAGCTTGTCAGGCGCCTGCATGATCAGCGACGGCTTCAGCCGCACCGTCGCGGCGAGCCGCGCCTCCGGAACGCCGTGGCCCCGGAGCGTGGCGAGGTTCTGCAGGAGCATGTCGACGCTGTACTTGAGCAGCCACGTCTTATTGAGCCATTTCATCAGTAGCTTGGTGGACCCAAGGAGGTCCAgccagaggaggaggcgggggagGAGGTTGGTGTGGACGCCCCAGGTGAGAGCGGGCGGGTAGAGCGCGAAGAGGCGCGCGGCCTCGTCGCGGGTGAGGCCCAGCGACCGCACGGCGCGGAACT harbors:
- the LOC133889604 gene encoding uncharacterized protein LOC133889604; its protein translation is MVVFNPAQLAFCSGFCLPLRSLNESYLRVLIYPCRIEPNRPHLWPHPPAPRIVALRRLARRALHRAASVTPLPPPLPFVSSEFRGCTLFLRFSTTSSTPPHFMVDYLVSTCGFSPAKAAKAAPRFAHLSSPDRPDAALAFLRSRGLTRAQVRLVVSCNPALLLSDVDATIAPKFRAVRSLGLTRDEAARLFALYPPALTWGVHTNLLPRLLLWLDLLGSTKLLMKWLNKTWLLKYSVDMLLQNLATLRGHGVPEARLAATVRLKPSLIMQAPDKLRALIGRVEGCGVPRSSGMYVWALFALHSVSDAAFRAKRAAVMRGTGCTEQEFLAMFRRAPCFLFMSEELLRQKVEFLKATVGCGADYIVRNPVLLTLSLSKRMVPRCRAIETLRSKGVDIGNERLVNIVRSSEARFVERYILRYRDQALELLEFYPPDHGKASSLGDWSTTGSSQGD
- the LOC133888036 gene encoding DNA polymerase I A, chloroplastic-like isoform X2 — protein: MCKVARKNGLRKARGAGILHHEPMEDHKSSIHSSLHSVRQRMAPNSLANRHANAELANHHVINRAAGAVSALTSVVNDDIKPMNRPNNSEVEAFWPNGSKYHASLPKISEVETSLQFDDKASDGYAKDEHECSSKKMQPTSARAPLSKESKDARKALSTIYEKVLVVDDVKSARSVVQLLTTKYRNFIHACDTEVANIDVKQETPVGHGEVICFSIYSGTSGAEADFGNGKTCIWVDVLDGERDVLMEFAPFFEDPSIRKVWHNYSFDNHVIENYGIKVAGFHADTMHLARLWDSSRRTDGGYSLEGLTNDHRVMGVVSKELQKIGKRSMKTIFGRKKIKKDGSEGKITSIEPVEILQREDKELWICYSSLDSMSTLKLYESLKSKLERKHWTFDGCPRGSMYDFYEEYWRPFGAVLVKMETVGMLVDRAYLSEIEKVAVAQRKLAADKFRKWASKYCPDAKDMNVNSDTQIRQLFFGGIENRCKPGETLPKSKAIKVPNDENTVAEGKKVPKYRTIELFSIVEGLKADIFTASGWPSVSGDALRSLAGKVPSDLVYMTDDVEDNECGSDSEISDYDLEDTSSYGTAYEAFGGGKKGKEACHAIAALCDICSIDSLISNFILPLQGNHISCKEGRIHCSLNINTETGRLSARTPNLQNQPALEKDRYKIRQAFVAAPGNTLIVADYGQLELRILAHLADCKSMLDAFKAGGDFHSRTAMNMYQHIREAVEEKKVLLEWHPQPGQEKPPVPLLKDAFGAERRKAKMLNFSIAYGKTAHGLARDWKVSVKEAKDTLKLWYSDRKEVLDWQMKQRELAQEKCEVYTLLGRSRRFPNMAYASSGQRGHIERAAINAPVQGSAADVAMCAMLEIDQNSRLKELGWTLLLQVHDEVVLEGPAESADLAKAIVVECMSKPFYGTNILKVDLAVDAKCAQNWYAAK
- the LOC133888036 gene encoding DNA polymerase I A, chloroplastic-like isoform X1, which encodes MAMAAPGAVPAPSLLRRCPCSAAAHPWAPSTFRSRRRSRSMTSPFTDGRRQEYSHSSGLGIQDNRALKFGVCLNFNVQSSTQEWAEESKRLSFIKTSNNVMNSICNGSTHLGAGILHHEPMEDHKSSIHSSLHSVRQRMAPNSLANRHANAELANHHVINRAAGAVSALTSVVNDDIKPMNRPNNSEVEAFWPNGSKYHASLPKISEVETSLQFDDKASDGYAKDEHECSSKKMQPTSARAPLSKESKDARKALSTIYEKVLVVDDVKSARSVVQLLTTKYRNFIHACDTEVANIDVKQETPVGHGEVICFSIYSGTSGAEADFGNGKTCIWVDVLDGERDVLMEFAPFFEDPSIRKVWHNYSFDNHVIENYGIKVAGFHADTMHLARLWDSSRRTDGGYSLEGLTNDHRVMGVVSKELQKIGKRSMKTIFGRKKIKKDGSEGKITSIEPVEILQREDKELWICYSSLDSMSTLKLYESLKSKLERKHWTFDGCPRGSMYDFYEEYWRPFGAVLVKMETVGMLVDRAYLSEIEKVAVAQRKLAADKFRKWASKYCPDAKDMNVNSDTQIRQLFFGGIENRCKPGETLPKSKAIKVPNDENTVAEGKKVPKYRTIELFSIVEGLKADIFTASGWPSVSGDALRSLAGKVPSDLVYMTDDVEDNECGSDSEISDYDLEDTSSYGTAYEAFGGGKKGKEACHAIAALCDICSIDSLISNFILPLQGNHISCKEGRIHCSLNINTETGRLSARTPNLQNQPALEKDRYKIRQAFVAAPGNTLIVADYGQLELRILAHLADCKSMLDAFKAGGDFHSRTAMNMYQHIREAVEEKKVLLEWHPQPGQEKPPVPLLKDAFGAERRKAKMLNFSIAYGKTAHGLARDWKVSVKEAKDTLKLWYSDRKEVLDWQMKQRELAQEKCEVYTLLGRSRRFPNMAYASSGQRGHIERAAINAPVQGSAADVAMCAMLEIDQNSRLKELGWTLLLQVHDEVVLEGPAESADLAKAIVVECMSKPFYGTNILKVDLAVDAKCAQNWYAAK